A window of Thermosynechococcus sp. NK55a contains these coding sequences:
- a CDS encoding NnrU family protein, whose product MSVDHHSWQTSSQWIMVGLLLLFAIAHSGLASLRPWAEKQVGARAYRIFFALVSLPLATILILYFLAHRYDGVQLWQLQGVPGMGALVWGLSALSFLFLYPATFNLLEIAAVQKPEVHLYETGIIRITRHPQLWGQVIWCVAHTLWLGTSFSLLTSLGLIAHHCFGVWHGDRRWYARHGEAFAALKNRTSIIPFKAIWEGKQQLVWQEFLRPAYGGVVIFVALLWWLHPSFYHVTQQLLPF is encoded by the coding sequence ATGAGCGTGGATCACCACAGTTGGCAAACCAGTTCGCAGTGGATCATGGTGGGGCTATTGCTCCTGTTTGCGATCGCCCACAGTGGCTTGGCCAGCTTACGTCCTTGGGCAGAAAAGCAGGTGGGTGCCCGCGCCTATCGCATTTTTTTCGCCTTAGTGAGTCTGCCTTTGGCCACAATCTTGATTCTCTACTTTCTAGCGCATCGCTACGACGGCGTCCAACTGTGGCAACTTCAAGGGGTGCCGGGAATGGGGGCGCTAGTGTGGGGACTATCGGCGCTCTCGTTTCTCTTTCTTTATCCAGCCACATTTAACCTGCTGGAAATTGCCGCTGTGCAAAAGCCAGAGGTGCACCTCTACGAGACGGGCATTATTCGCATTACCCGCCACCCACAGTTGTGGGGACAGGTGATCTGGTGTGTGGCTCATACCCTATGGTTGGGCACGTCCTTTAGCCTGCTGACCTCCCTTGGTCTGATTGCCCATCACTGCTTTGGGGTTTGGCATGGCGATCGCCGCTGGTACGCACGGCATGGAGAAGCATTTGCTGCCCTGAAAAACCGCACTTCCATCATTCCCTTCAAAGCCATTTGGGAGGGTAAGCAACAACTGGTATGGCAGGAATTTTTGCGCCCCGCCTATGGGGGAGTGGTTATTTTTGTCGCCCTGCTGTGGTGGCTGCATCCCTCCTTTTACCATGTGACACAGCAACTCTTGCCCTTTTAG
- a CDS encoding chloride channel protein: MSSLFPLSTAESRLTRLFNQLHPPPETVVLVLAVLIGGSAGLSVLLFRYLIETIHYLALENLMGIIGRWGRWTLACVPTLGGLLVGIVRWLVQEFSPNLMSLMGAVEAGKEIPLIRPIAKTLAAAISLGTGASLGPEGPSVEVGANIGILLGQGLKVSRERQKLLLGAGAAAGLAAGFNAPIAGVFFALEVVLGTTFETTAVSVVLLAAVISALITQIGLGSQPAFELPAYEVRSSLELPLYLGLGLLAYGVAIVYTQLLQWLPQAFQGRIPPLQFLGCIPLPVRPLMGGLCVGLVALYLPQVLGIGYETVEAILRDVNFSLGLLLVLLVTKMLLTAVSLGSGLVGGIFAPALFLGASLGAAYGKVLPILLPMFANSIAAPAAYATVGMAAVLAASVNAPLTAILLLFEMTRDYRIILPLMAAVGLSVWLVNSFSVQKPGELPALAPSSIEPHKEEQEESLPNLFVAEAMQSQVLFLSEATPVVEAGLQLIQKKVYCAFVTDSQQNLLGLITLGDINRVLTRWEADQETTAYQTQTVGSVCTRELLLAYSDEPLKDAIDRMAARDLRQLPVVDRNYPQRVLGLLTRENIRLAYSLDQTRRKLLPYLERAMLSLPLEPEPVASDLVETSP, from the coding sequence GTGTCCTCCCTCTTCCCCCTTTCTACTGCTGAATCTCGCCTCACTCGTCTTTTCAATCAATTGCACCCCCCTCCGGAAACAGTCGTACTGGTCTTGGCAGTGCTCATTGGCGGCAGCGCTGGCCTCAGTGTGCTGCTGTTTCGTTACCTGATTGAAACAATTCATTACCTTGCCCTTGAAAACTTGATGGGGATCATTGGTCGCTGGGGGAGGTGGACACTTGCCTGTGTTCCCACCCTTGGGGGCTTGCTGGTGGGGATTGTCCGTTGGCTTGTCCAAGAGTTTAGTCCCAACCTGATGTCATTGATGGGTGCTGTCGAAGCTGGTAAGGAAATTCCCCTTATTCGCCCCATTGCCAAAACCCTTGCGGCGGCAATTTCCCTGGGTACAGGTGCGTCCCTTGGTCCAGAAGGACCCAGTGTGGAAGTGGGCGCCAACATCGGCATTCTCCTTGGTCAAGGGTTGAAGGTCTCGCGAGAACGGCAAAAGCTGCTCCTTGGGGCAGGGGCAGCGGCAGGTTTAGCAGCAGGCTTCAATGCTCCGATCGCTGGCGTGTTCTTTGCCCTAGAGGTGGTCTTAGGAACCACCTTTGAAACAACGGCTGTGAGTGTGGTGCTTTTGGCCGCTGTGATTTCTGCCCTAATTACCCAAATTGGCTTGGGGTCACAACCCGCCTTTGAGCTGCCCGCCTATGAGGTACGCAGTTCCCTTGAGTTGCCCTTGTATTTGGGCTTGGGACTGTTGGCCTACGGCGTTGCCATTGTCTATACCCAGTTACTTCAGTGGCTCCCGCAAGCCTTTCAGGGGAGGATTCCACCTCTGCAGTTTTTAGGTTGCATTCCCCTACCAGTGCGTCCCTTGATGGGGGGCCTCTGCGTTGGCTTGGTTGCCCTGTATTTGCCGCAAGTGCTGGGCATTGGCTATGAAACAGTGGAAGCAATCCTCAGGGATGTGAATTTTTCCCTTGGCTTGCTGTTGGTGTTGCTCGTTACCAAGATGCTCTTAACGGCAGTGAGTCTAGGCAGTGGTCTCGTGGGGGGCATCTTTGCGCCGGCACTCTTTTTGGGAGCCTCCCTTGGGGCTGCCTACGGTAAGGTGTTACCTATTCTCTTACCGATGTTTGCCAACAGTATTGCTGCTCCTGCCGCTTATGCAACCGTGGGAATGGCCGCCGTCCTTGCTGCTAGTGTCAATGCACCCTTAACCGCTATTTTGCTGCTTTTTGAAATGACGCGGGACTATCGCATTATTTTGCCCCTGATGGCAGCGGTGGGCTTAAGTGTCTGGTTAGTGAATAGTTTTAGTGTGCAAAAACCGGGTGAGCTGCCCGCCTTGGCACCCAGCAGCATTGAGCCCCACAAGGAGGAGCAGGAGGAAAGTCTCCCCAACCTTTTTGTGGCAGAGGCCATGCAATCGCAGGTGCTGTTTCTCAGCGAAGCGACGCCTGTGGTCGAAGCGGGCTTACAACTCATTCAAAAAAAAGTCTACTGTGCCTTTGTGACCGATAGTCAGCAGAACTTGCTGGGGTTGATCACCCTTGGGGATATTAATCGGGTGCTGACCCGTTGGGAAGCGGATCAGGAAACAACCGCCTATCAAACCCAAACGGTAGGGAGTGTCTGTACGCGGGAGCTGTTGCTGGCCTATAGTGATGAACCCCTGAAGGATGCTATCGATCGCATGGCGGCGCGGGATTTAAGGCAGTTGCCTGTGGTGGATCGCAATTACCCCCAACGGGTGTTAGGACTACTCACCAGAGAGAATATCCGCCTTGCCTATTCTCTGGATCAAACCCGACGTAAGCTACTGCCCTATTTGGAGCGGGCGATGCTGTCATTGCCCCTAGAACCTGAACCGGTTGCTTCAGACCTCGTGGAGACTTCCCCCTAA